Proteins from one Oryza sativa Japonica Group chromosome 12, ASM3414082v1 genomic window:
- the LOC4352087 gene encoding F-box/kelch-repeat protein At1g57790 — protein MADGESPPWAELVPDIVRKIGRHLLCEIDRHHADGLCRSWRDALLQLRPPPPPLPRLVLPEADGPAFYCVPSGCRPHPFVLPPAALRARCFGSYNGAWIFQAVDQAANHVLLNLITHQQLNLPNLIRFPSFRLPGLTFDFEVAFVAATLSSQPTDQGCVGASIIGFKRRPLNPRHIAFWRMGDEAFSQSIESRWIDEELELDVVDLLYSGHGAGAFLFLTRGENIRVFRQPIFPLGDMQTTVLYFERRGDDDDDDGRPVLDRYLVESRGKLLMVVRLGDREPGRLPTTTFRVFEREDELFNNYWTKLPDLGGRMLFVGRGCSRSYEAADGYPGMEGVYFLDDRSFHDPMVVYKDAAQRRYPCSDNGRWSGAPPPAEVERCFPEQGPSNYSPPVWILP, from the coding sequence ATGGCTGACGGCGAGTCTCCGCCATGGGCGGAGCTCGTCCCCGACATCGTCCGCAAGATCGGCCGCCACCTCCTGTGCGAGATCGACCGCCACCACGCGGATGGCCTCTGCAGGTCCTGGCGCGACGCGCTTCTACAACTCcggcccccgcctccgccgctcccgcGGCTTGTCCTCCCGGAAGCCGACGGGCCCGCGTTCTACTGCGTCCCCAGCGGCTGCCGCCCCCACCCCTTCGTCCTCCCGCCCGCCGCGCTCCGCGCGCGGTGCTTCGGCTCGTACAACGGCGCCTGGATCTTCCAGGCCGTCGACCAGGCGGCGAACCACGTCCTCCTCAACCTCATCACCCACCAGCAGCTCAACCTCCCCAACCTGATCCGTTTCCCCTCCTTCCGGCTTCCGGGATTGACATTTGACTTCGAggtcgccttcgtcgccgccaccctctcTAGCCAGCCGACTGATCAGGGATGCGTCGGCGCCAGCATCATCGGCTTCAAACGCAGGCCCCTCAACCCACGGCACATCGCGTTCTGGCGCATGGGCGATGAGGCGTTCTCGCAGTCCATCGAGTCGAGGTGGATTGACGAGGAGCTGGAACTGGATGTGGTGGACCTCCTGTACAGCGGCCATGGCGCTggcgccttcctcttcctcacccGAGGGGAAAACATCCGTGTGTTTCGTCAACCGATATTCCCTCTCGGAGACATGCAGACGACAGTGCTCTACTTCGAGCGgcgcggtgacgacgacgacgacgacgggcggcCGGTCCTTGATCGCTACCTCGTGGAGTCCCGGGGGAAGCTGCTCATGGTCGTCAGGTTAGGAGATCGTGAGCCTGGCCGCTTGCCGACCACGACGTTCCGGGTGTTCGAGAGAGAAGACGAGCTGTTCAACAACTACTGGACCAAGCTGCCCGACCTTGGCGGCCGAATGCTGTTCGTCGGAAGAGGCTGCTCCAGATCGTACGAAGCGGCAGATGGGTACCCCGGCATGGAGGGCGTCTACTTCCTGGACGACCGGAGCTTCCACGACCCGATGGTTGTGTACAAGGATGCCGCCCAACGGCGGTATCCCTGCAGCGACAACGGGAGATGGTCGGGAGCACCGCCACCAGCGGAGGTAGAGCGCTGCTTCCCAGAGCAAGGTCCGTCGAACTACTCCCCTCCGGTTTGGATTCTCCCATGA